In Monodelphis domestica isolate mMonDom1 chromosome 4, mMonDom1.pri, whole genome shotgun sequence, one DNA window encodes the following:
- the LOC100619802 gene encoding zinc finger protein 420-like: MAPGTPRSLSQGLMNFKDVAVDFSQEEWCLLDHSQKELYLEVMLENVQNLLSVGLLVPREDIVSCFQQGEAPWLLEQRGPRSSCPEAETNFEVKKISSKLSHFVEGSGLQRYMNQGLSDFILKDICDSTIKDNKNPKSYYEFDKTAEKFSQYSVLNQSTKLTSGNDCCQVSKYSKGFLEEIGLVQSPENTPEILMYLGKLGGMAFDSCSDLIRNSKSKHVEMVFVNNKDGRPFSQKYELGSHQIILCGERPYECKHCGKIFTRSGHLAAHERIHTGERPYECKQCGKAFTQRHHLARHQRIHSVKKAHECKHCGKIFTRRCHLSAHERIHSGEKRFECKHCGKAFTWSGHLAIHQRTHSAEKAHKCKHCGKIFTRSGHLAAHERIHTGEKPFECKQCGKTFIRRGSFAMHQRIHSAEKRYECKDCGKAFTQSGSLVAHQRKHTGEKPHECKHCGKVFTWSGHLTAHQRIHSGEKGHECKHCGKIFTKRGNLAVHERFHTGEKPFECKQCGKTFIQRASLGAHQRIHTGEKPYECKHCGKAFTWKKDIVAHQRIHSREKPYECKLCGKAFTQRDHFAAHQGVHTGEKPYECKHCGKAFTLGSILAAHQRIHTAEKPHKCKHCGKGFLWQSDLVVHQRIHTGEKPFGCKHCGKAFTSRSALSRHQRKHPGEKCYECKHCGKAFTFRSILAAHQRIHTEEKRFECKQCGKAFTSRSSLYRHQRKHTEEKPFECKQCGKTFTQRSSLARHQRIHTGEKPYECKQCGKAFTFSHILARHQIIHTGEKPFECKQCGKAFTRRGSLAVHQRNHTR; this comes from the exons ATGGCCCCCGGGACCCCAAGGTCCCTCTCCCAG GGGTTAATGAACTttaaggatgtggctgtggattTCTCCCAGGAGGAGTGGTGCCTGTTGGAccattctcagaaagagctgtacCTGGAGGTCATGTTGGAGAATGTGCAGAACCTACTCTCCGTGG GGCTTCTAGTTCCTAGAGAAGATATTGTCTCCTGTTTTCAGCAAGGGGAAGCACCATGGCTGTTAGAGCAAAGAGGCCCAAGGAGCTCCTGTCCAG aggcAGAAACTAATTTTGAAGTGAAGAAGATATCTTCCAAGCTAAGCCATTTTGTGGAAGGATCTGGCCTCCAAAGGTACATGAATCAGGGTCTCTCTGACTTCATTTTGAAAGATATTTGTGACTCTACtatcaaagataataaaaatccaaagagtTACTATGAATTTGATAAAACTGCAGAGAAATTCAGTCAATATTCAGTCCTAAATCAGTCTACCAAATTGACTTCAGGAAATGACTGTTGTCAGGTTAGTAAATATAGCAAAGGCTTTCTTGAAGAAATAGGACTTGTTCAGTCACCAGAGAATACTCCTGAAATTCTCATGTATCTAGGTAAACTTGGTGGAATGGCCTTTGACTCATGTTCAGACCTCATTAGAAATTCAAAAAGTAAACATGTAGAGATGGTTTTTGTGAATAATAAAGATGGGAGACCTTTTAGTCAGAAGTATGAGCTTGGTTCACATCAAATAATACTCTGTGgagagagaccttatgaatgtaaacattgCGGAAAGATTTTCACCCGGAGTGGCCATCTTGCTGcacatgagagaatccacactggagagagaccttatgaatgtaaacaatgtggaaaggctttcactcaGAGGCACCATCTTGCTagacatcaaagaatccacagtGTTAAGAAAGCTCATGAATGTAAACATTGTGGAAAGATTTTCACTCGGAGATGCCATCTTTCAGCACATGagagaatccacagtggagagaaacgttttgaatgtaaacactgtggaaaggcttttacttGGAGTGGCCatcttgctatacatcagagaacGCACAGTGCTGAGAAAGCTCATAAATGTAAACATTGCGGAAAGATTTTCACCCGGAGTGGCCATCTTGCTGcacatgagagaatccacactggagagaaaccttttgaatgtaaacaatgtggaaagacttttatacGGAGGGGCTCTTTTGCTatgcatcagagaatccacagtgcAGAGAAACGTTATGAATGTAAagactgtggaaaggcttttacacagAGTGGCAGTCTTGTTGCACATCAGAGAAaacacactggagagaaacctcatgaatgtaaacactgtggaaaggttTTCACTTGGAGTGGCCATCttactgcacatcagagaatccacagtgggGAGAAAGGTCATGAATGTAAACATTGTGGAAAGATTTTCACAAAGAGGGGAAATCTTGCTGTACATGAGAGATtccacacaggagagaaaccttttgaatgtaaacagtgtggaaagacttttatacAGAGGGCCTCTCTTggtgcacatcagagaatccacactggagagaaaccttatgaatgtaaacactgtgggaAGGCTTTCACATGGAAGAAAGATAttgttgcacatcagagaatccacagtagagagaaaccttatgaatgcaaactctgtggaaaggctttcacacagagggacCATTTTGCTGCACATCAGGgagtccacactggagagaaaccttatgagtgtaaacactgtggaaaggcttttacattaGGGAGCattcttgctgcacatcagagaatccacactgcaGAGAAACCTCataaatgtaaacactgtggTAAGGGTTTTCTGTGGCAGAGTGATcttgttgtacatcagagaatccacactggagagaaaccttttggatgtaaacactgtggaaaggctttcacaagtAGATCTGCTCTTTCTCGCCATCAGAGAAAACACCCAGGAGAGAAAtgttatgaatgtaaacactgtggaaaagcATTTACATTTAGGAGCattcttgctgcacatcagagaatccacactgaagAGAAACgttttgaatgtaaacaatgtggaaaggctttcacaagtAGATCTTCTCTTTATCGCCATCAGAGAAAAcacactgaagagaaaccttttgaatgtaaacaatgtggaaagactttcacacagaGGAGCTCTCTTGCTAGacaccagagaatccacactggagagaaaccttatgaatgtaaacaatgtggaaaggctttcactttCAGTCACATTCTTGCTAGACACCAGataatccatactggagagaaaccttttgaatgtaaacagtgtggaaaggctttcacacgcAGGGGCtctcttgctgtacatcagaggaACCACACAAGATAA